The following proteins are encoded in a genomic region of Cyclonatronum proteinivorum:
- a CDS encoding porin, with product MTQLLRFSLLMFIVAGLFAADLQAQTTPKYDEMRSLLKRDFMSISFLHQSEFNFSLDDDNYNGGRGFDLGAQRLDVRGQLDSQFLYRFQLEFRNSPTILDAQLGYRVSPDFHVMFGAFKPFVSIDLDPNPGATDFINRARLVGTMMNSREIGITALGSPGNWNYRFGVYNGTGLTRDNDNRFMYTGRLAYHVPVEDGRLNVGVSGFLNQTENARVGRSGLTSEGDRYLYGGFVQFDRGMFISSFELLQTRFDAVELSGDEETITSFFITLGLQVTDNTQLLVRWDYLDYDLTDRQSDLFILGWNYQATRTFSFQVNASAEFNEFGDNFSGISGLMQFQF from the coding sequence ATGACACAACTGTTACGCTTCAGCCTGTTGATGTTTATCGTCGCTGGCCTTTTTGCCGCTGATTTGCAGGCACAAACGACCCCCAAGTATGATGAAATGCGAAGCCTGCTCAAGCGGGATTTCATGAGTATCAGCTTCCTGCACCAAAGCGAGTTTAATTTTTCTTTGGATGATGACAACTACAACGGCGGCAGGGGCTTTGATCTCGGCGCACAGCGTCTTGATGTGCGGGGGCAGCTCGATAGTCAGTTCCTGTACCGGTTTCAGCTTGAATTCCGCAACTCGCCCACTATTCTCGATGCGCAGCTCGGCTACCGGGTGAGCCCTGACTTTCACGTGATGTTCGGTGCCTTCAAGCCGTTTGTATCTATTGATCTCGATCCGAATCCCGGTGCTACCGACTTCATCAACCGTGCCCGTTTGGTTGGTACGATGATGAACTCCCGCGAAATCGGGATCACCGCCCTGGGAAGTCCGGGCAACTGGAACTACCGCTTCGGAGTATATAACGGTACCGGACTCACCCGGGATAACGACAACCGCTTTATGTACACCGGACGGCTCGCGTATCATGTGCCCGTTGAAGACGGCAGGCTTAATGTTGGTGTGAGCGGCTTTCTCAATCAGACCGAAAATGCGCGCGTTGGCCGCAGCGGACTCACCTCTGAAGGCGATCGCTACCTCTACGGTGGATTCGTGCAGTTCGATCGCGGTATGTTCATCAGCTCCTTCGAACTGCTCCAAACGCGCTTCGATGCCGTCGAACTAAGCGGAGATGAAGAAACCATTACGAGCTTCTTTATCACCCTTGGCCTTCAGGTGACTGACAACACGCAGCTGCTCGTACGCTGGGATTATCTCGACTACGACCTGACTGACCGCCAATCCGATCTCTTTATTCTCGGCTGGAACTATCAGGCAACCCGCACCTTCAGTTTTCAGGTAAATGCCTCTGCGGAATTCAACGAGTTCGGAGACAACTTCTCCGGTATTTCCGGACTGATGCAGTTTCAGTTCTGA